Proteins from one Mus pahari chromosome 18, PAHARI_EIJ_v1.1, whole genome shotgun sequence genomic window:
- the Slc35b2 gene encoding adenosine 3'-phospho 5'-phosphosulfate transporter 1 gives MDARWWAVVVLATLPPLGAGGESPEAPPQSWTQLWLFRFLLNVAGYASFMVPGYLLVQYLRRKNYLETGRGLCFPLVKACVFGNEPKAPDEVLLAPRTEAAESTPSWQGLKLVFCASGLQVSYLTWGVLQERVMTGSYGATATSPGEHFTDSQFLVLMNRVLALVVAGLYCVLCKQPRHGAPMYRYSFASLSNVLSSWCQYEALKFVSFPTQVLAKASKVIPVMMMGKLVSRRSYEHWEYLTAGLISIGVSMFLLSSGPEPRSSPATTLSGLVLLAGYIAFDSFTSNWQDALFAYKMSSVQMMFGVNLFSCLFTVGSLLEQGALLEGARFMGRHSEFALHALLLSVCSAFGQLFIFYTIGQFGAAVFTIIMTLRQAIAILLSCLLYGHTVTVVGGLGVAVVFTALLLRVYARGRKQRGKKAVPTEPPVQKV, from the exons ATGGACGCCAG ATGGTGGGCAGTAGTGGTACTCGCCACTCTCCCTCCCTTGGGAGCAGGTGGAGAGTCACCCGAAGCCCCTCCGCAGTCCTGGACACAGCTGTGGCTCTTCCGCTTCTTGTTGAATGTGGCGGGCTATGCCAGCTTTATGGTACCTGGCTACCTCCTGGTGCAGTACTTAAGACGGAAGAACTACCTGGAGACAG GCAGGGGTCTCTGCTTCCCCCTGGTGAAAGCCTGTGTGTTTGGCAATGAGCCCAAGGCTCCCGATGAGGTTCTCCTGGCTCCGCGGACAGAGGCAGCGGAATCCACCCCCTCTTGGCAGGGCCTGAAGCTGGTCTTCTGTGCCTCCGGGCTCCAG GTGTCCTATCTGACTTGGGGCGTACTGCAGGAAAGAGTGATGACCGGCAGCTACGGGGCCACAGCCACATCACCAGGAGAGCATTTCACAGACTCCCAGTTCCTGGTGCTGATGAACCGTGTGCTGGCGCTGGTCGTGGCCGGCCTCTACTGTGTCCTGTGCAAGCAGCCGCGTCATGGTGCACCCATGTACCGGTACTCCTTTGCCAGTCTGTCAAATGTGCTTAGCAGCTGGTGCCAGTACGAAGCACTTAAGTTCGTCAGCTTTCCTACCCAGGTGCTGGCGAAGGCCTCCAAGGTGATCCCTGTCATGATGATGGGAAAGCTGGTGTCCCGGCGCAGCTATGAACACTGGGAATACCTGACTGCTGGCCTCATCTCCATTGGAGTTAGCATGTTTCTTCTGTCCAGTGGACCCGAGCCTAGAAGCTCTCCAGCCACCACACTCTCTGGCTTGGTCCTACTGGCAGGCTATATCGCTTTCGACAGCTTCACCTCAAATTGGCAGGATGCCCTGTTTGCCTATAAGATGTCATCGGTGCAGATGATGTTTGGGGTCAATTTATTCTCCTGTCTTTTCACAGTAGGCTCACTACTGGAACAGGGGGCCCTACTGGAGGGGGCGCGCTTCATGGGGCGACACAGTGAGTTTGCGCTCCATGCCCTCCTCCTCTCCGTCTGCTCTGCCTTTGGGCAGCTTTTCATCTTCTATACCATCGGACAATTTGGAGCTGCCGTCTTCACCATCATCATGACTCTGCGCCAGGCTATTGCCatcctcctctcctgcctcctctatGGCCATACTGTCACTGTGGTGGGGGGACTGGGGGTAGCTGTGGTCTTCACTGCCCTCCTGCTCAGAGTCTATGCCCGGGGCCGGAAGCAGCGGGGAAAGAAGGCTGTGCCCACTGAGCCCCCAGTGCAGAAGGTGTGA